The genomic segment GGCTACCGCCATGAGTTCGGGTCGCTTCTGGACGCAATGAAAAGCGCGGAGCTGGGGGAGCTTCCCGAGCGCGAGCTCGTTCTTCACTTAATTGCTGCACACCACGGCTGGGCACGGCCTCACTTCGAACCGCGCTCCTTCGACAGCTCGTGCACGACGGCCGCCAACAACCAAACATTCTCGGAAGTCGTCCGCCGCTTCGGCCAGCTTCAGCAGCGCTTCGGCCGTTGGGGCCTGGCGTGGCTGGAATCACTGGTGCGCTGCGCAGACATCGCTGCGTCAAGGCATGCGGCTGCATCCACACGTGTCGGCAGCGAAAGAGAGTTTGTACCGGAGGAGGCGGAAGCGTGAGCCACCCCAATCCCAGCCTGAGCGTCAACGTGGATGTGACGAATCCCGGCCAGTTCTTCGCTTGCTGCGGGCTACTGGAACTTGCGCACCGTTTGTGGCCCGGGGCGGAGGGATGGTTTGACCGGGATGGGCACATGTTTCACGTTCACGCGTCGACAGACGACAAGTGCACGCTTCAAAGCGTCGTGGAGAGACTGACGAACGTCGGGATCGACGGCGAACTCTCGAACGAAGAGCGAGAGGAATTGAGGAATCTTGAGTCGAAGAAGCGGGCACTGAAGAAGGAGCGGAAATACCTTACCGAGATTGAGGGAGAGCGAAGAATGTCACTCGGCAAGCGACAACGAGAAGGGGCGCTCTCAATTGGCGGCCCATTCAACCTCCGCATTGCGTGGTGGCAAGAAGACGGCGACGACGTGCCGAAGACCTTCGCTGGGAGGCAGGAAGTTCTCCGCATGGCGGTCGCCATGCTTTCGGAGGCTCGCAAAGCTGTCCACGACGATCGACCGCTGGAATACCGCTGTCTGCTGCGAGCTGCAGGGGACGGCGAGCAACAGCAAGACGCGAAGGTCGAACCCTTTTTTTTCGATGCGGCAAGATTCGCCCACGCGCTCGATGCCGGATTCTCTCTGGATGTGCAGGAGCAGGCGATCAGGGCAACGGCTGCGGCACTCACTGAGTTCCTCGCTCTGATCGGTCTTCAGCGGTTTCGGCCCATCGTACAGGTGAGCAAGGAGCCGAGAATCAAGGCGCTGGCTGACTACCTCACATGGCCTGTACCGTTTGGTCTCCCTCCGGCTGCAGCGGTCATCTCCGGGGCCGTCCCAGTTCCGGGGAGCCAGCGCTATCGCTTCGAGATTCGTGCTCGGGATGACCAGAAACGGTACGGAGCATTCAGCTTCGCAACCCCTATCGGAGGTGACGCATGAGCAAAGACAAGGTGGATCTGAACCACTTCGACGACTGGCTGAAGGACGACAGCAATGTTGCAGCGCTGGCGTTACGCCAGTGGCTCGATCCGGTTGAGGGTAAGGACGCCGTGATCTTCCCGCCGACGTACACATTGGACCGTACGGATGCCGGCAATCGCTTCAACAAGGGCGAGGCTGTTCCCGGCGTCTACAAGGGCCTGAAGGGGCCGATGGGTTACAACCTCGACTATTTCGAGGACGGTTCCAGCGTATGCCAGATCGACAGCGTGGGTTCGCAGGCCAATCGGATGGAGCCAATCTTTAAGCGCGACGGCTACAGAGGTCTCGTGCCGGAAGTGACCATCCAAGCGGGCGAAAAGCGTGTCAACCTACTTGAGGCCGGGCACCGTGCGGCGGATGCGATCGTCAGGTTCTCTGACTTGGCGAAGGAACTGCAGGCCGCCTTCCTTGCGGTGCGAAACGGCGATGCAACCCGGTTGGCAAAGATTGCTCCGACGTCTCTCGTGTTTGGGGCCTGGGACTCTCGCGACACGGAGGTCAAACTGCCGCGAATTGTGCGTTCAGTTATTCGGGCGTACAACGTGAAACCACAACACCGGTCGGCTCAGTACATTCCGGTCCTCAACTATGTTAACGAAGGCTTGCTGGACGCGCCGGAAGGTGAACAGCAGCAAGACGCGATGTCGCAACTTGGGCTAAGTCATGCTCCAGCCCCTTGGTCACACGGTGGAGTCTTGGTCGAGCGAGAGATTCGGCGTGACGCAACGCTGAATCTCGTCGCGCTTCGTGCGCTCCGCGCCAGTAGGGCTAGTGACACGCTCCCACTGCGCCGTTACATCTTGGGGTTGTCGCTGGTTTCATTCACAGCGCCACAGGAGACCTTCTTGCGTGAGGGATGCCAACTGGTGCCCGACGTAGAGCGCCCCGGAAAATGGTCTCTCATTCGACACGACGGCAGTCGCGAGGACAACTTTACCGTGTCGCACGAGCAGGCTTCGGACTACGCAAAGGCGGTGGCCGAAGCCTTCGGCGTGGGCCCGAAGAGAGAGGCAACATTCAATGCTGGGACCGCCCGAGAGGACCTGGGCCAGTCCAAAGAGGAACGCAAGAAGTCGCGCAGAAAGAAGAGCAGCAGCGCCGGCGAAGCCGAGTCATGATGCGGTACCATCTATGCATCTCGGTCACACTCCTCGATACGCTCTTCCACGGCAAGGGCGATGGCGAAGTGCCAGAGTGGCCGCCGTCGCCGATGCGCCTGGTCCAAGCGCTTGTGGCTGGTTCGCGCTCTGGATGCCGAAATGGGGAGTGGTCGGAGGCCAAGGCCGAGGCCTTCCGCTGGATTGAGCGCCGTGAACCCCCGGTGATTATCGGGCCGGCGGCCGAGCGTGCCGCAGCGTACACGCTCTTTGTGCCGAACAACGACTCGGATAAAAAGTTCGACCGCCAGGATCGTCTGACTTCCAAGGTTGTTCGGCCACATCGAACGGCGAACGGTAGCTCAGCGACGAAGGGTGGAGGGACACTCCATTACCTTTGGACGATCTCGGAAAGCGAGTGGTCCGGCGCCAGCAGCCACGCGGAAATCCTTTGCCGCGAGGCACGCCACTTGATGGCGCTCGGCTGGGGCATAGATCAGGCAGTAGCCGATGGTCGTGTCCTCACCGATACCGAAGCGGCAGCACTCCCGGGCCGGCGCTGGCGAGGGTGGCACACACACCGTCCCGGCCAACAACGATCGCGGATTCCTATTGAAGGCTCGCTGAATGACATGGAAATGGTCCACGCATCGTTCATGTCTCGGATTAACGGGAACCGCTTCAATCCGCCGCGCAAGCTTAAGCGATATGAATACATCGCTTATCTCAGCGCAAACACATTGCCACCGAGACCGTATGCCGTCTTCGAACTGCCTGATGGTGGCGCATTCCGCCAGGAGGATGCCGCCGCCGTTGCGGCGATACTGCGGTCGCTTGCGTGCCGATGCGCCAAGGACGATTCTCACGAGTTTCCCAGCGGGTCGGAGATGTACGTCGCTGGCCACAGCAAAGCTGGCGAGGCGCCTGGAAACGGTTCCAGTACACTGCGATTCTCGTATCTCCCTCTTCCAACGATCGGCCACGAACATGCCGACGGCATGATCCGCCGCGTGCTCATAGCAGAGCCCTTCGGAGGTGATGGGGCGCACGCCCGATGGGCGCAACAGCGTCTGCGGAATCAGCTCCTGCGTGACCACGATGGGAACGAACGGGGAATCCTTCTGAACCTTTGGCGAAACAGTTCATCTGCGATAGTCGATAGATACGTTGGGGAGCATAAGAACTGGGCCAGCGTTACTCCCGTAATCCTGCCCGGCTTCGACGACGGGAAGCGCATCAAGGCCGAAAGACTCTTCCTTCAAGCCGTACGACAGGCCGGCCTGTCTCTGGATGGCGTCGCGGATTTCACGTTCCGCAAGGCGCCCTTCTGGTCTGGTTCACAGCATCCCAACTGTTACCGCCGTCCTGACTACCTGGACTCGGCGAAAAACCGGCGGTTTTCCGCTTGGCATGTCCACCTGTCGTTCCGCGAGCTGATGGCCGGCCCCATATCGATCGGAGCAGGGAGACACTGCGGTCTGGGGGTCTTCGCTGCAAGCGGGTAGGAGGGCCGTCTGTGCTAATGGGGTTCTAGTCTGGATCGGATCGACGTGAATGGGATGAGGTGACGAAGGATGAGCGTTATGACGTCTCGGGATTTGCTTGAGCCCAATTTGAGGAGAACCGAAAAGGTGGCAGGAACCGGGTCCGGCCCGCAGAGCCGGGTTTGACCTCACGACGTTGAATGGCGTGCCCGCGATGTGGAGTTGATTCATGCAGACGTTTCGCCAATTTGCCGCCAAGCCTGAGACCGTGCTGCTGACCACGGCCTGGTATCTCGCAGATCTGGGCGAGGCGCGGGGGCGGCAGGAGTTGTTCACGAAGCAGGCGCCGCAGCGGTTGCGCGTGTTGCGCGAGCATGCGTTGATCGAAAGCGCGGTGTCGTCCAATCGGATCGAAGGGGTGGTGGACCAGGCTCGGGTTGGTAGTACCGGATCGATTGGGTAATGAATTGGGTAGGGAACGAAAGGTGAGAATCGACAGGTGCAGGAACCGTTTCTGGTCCGGATCGTATCGCCGTGAATGGGAGGTGACGTGACTGACGGGCGATACGATGTTTCGGGGTTGCCCGAGGCTCAATTTGAGCCCGGTTCGGGTGATACCGTCCTGAAAAACTTGGTCGGGATCACGTCGAAGCAAGCGATGGACGACGCAGAGGCTAAGGCCCTCGAACGCGCAACGGAGTGGGCGATCGGGACGTTCGATGTCACACATCGCTTTACCGCATCTGATGTCTGTGGGATGCATCGAGTCTGGCTCGGGGAGATCTACGAGTGGGCGGGACGGTATCGGCGGGTCAATGTCAGCAAAGGCGAGGTTCTATTTGCCGTTGCCGCTCAGATTCCTGCGCTCATGGCGGAATTCGAACAAGGACCGTTGCGCCGTCATACGCCGTGCAATGTCACCGGCCGATCTGCCGTGGCGCGCGCGCTGGCAGAGGTGCACACGGAGTTGGTGTTGATTCATCCGTTTCGCGAGGGAAACGGGCGGGTGACACGGCTGCTCTCGACGCTGATGGCGTTACAGGCCGGTTTGCCGTTGCTCGATTTCCAGGTGATCGCAGGCGAAAAGAAGGGCGCGTACTTTGAAGCGGTGCGGGCCGGACTCGACCGAGATTATGAACCGATGGCGCGGATCTTTGGGGAGATTATCGAGCGGAGCGGCGCCGCTTCGTGAGGCGATCGATGCCTTCCGAACTGGTCAGCATTCGCGCGATGGATTCCACGGAGGCCCCCGTTTCGACGGCGGTTGAACTGGACACGTTGGTGACCAGCGCCTTCCGGTACGCTGCGCGGTCTCGGAGATAAGGATTGGTTTCGACCAGGGGGCGTTTCAACATAAGTTCATTTTAACATAAAGGGCTGTGTAAGAGACCGACGGTTGGTCGATGCGAGGGTGCATTACGATAGTTCCGATCGGTTTGGCGGAACAAGGGTAATACCTCCAGAAAGGGCAAGAAAGCGGGTAACAAGGGCTCCGGGAGGCCGAGAGCCGGTGTAGCGGGTCCGCTTTGTCGGACCGCCGTTCTTTGACAACTGAATAGGAGTATTCCTATGGATGCAGCGACTGATTCCGCGGCAGGGGCGGAGGAGGTGCCGCCCCTGCCGGTTCGGATGCTGAACGAGTACACGTACTGCCCGAGGCTTGGCTACCTCATGTGGGTGCAGGGGGAGTTTATGGACTCGGCTGATACGGTGGATGGGCGGTTTCAGCATCGGCGCGTGGATCAGGAGAAGAAGCGGCGGATCTCGCGGCGGGCGCCCGTCGATGACGGGCCGGTGACCATCCATGCGCGGTCGGTCTCGTTGGCGTCGGATCGGCTGGGATTGGTCGCGAAGATCGATTTGGTCGAGGGCGAATGCAACCGCGTGACGCCGGTCGACTACAAACGGGGCAAGCGACCCCACATCCCCAAGGGCGCGTGGGAGCCGGAGATGGTGCAGTTGTGCGCGCAGGGGTTGATTCTGCGCGACAACGGTTTTGAGTGCGGGGAGGGCGTGCTGTACTTCGCCGCCTCGCGCGAGCGGGTGCCGGTCGTCTTCGATGGGGCGTTGATCGCACGCACGCTGGAGCTGGTCGATCTGATGCGCAAGGCCGCACGCGAAGGCGTGGTGCCGCCGCCTTTGGTGGACAGTCCGAAGTGTCCTCGCTGCGCGCTCGTCAGCATTTGTTTGCCCGACGAGGTGACGTTTCTTCAGTCTCAGGCCCACGAGCCACGGCCGCTCTTCCCCTCCCGCGACGACGCGTTGCCGTTCTACGTCCAGCACCAAGGCGCCAGAGTGAGGAAAGACGGAGACGTACTCAAGATCATGGAGCGTGACGAGCTGTTGGCGGAGGGGCGGTTGCGCGAGATCTCCCAACTCGTCCTCTTTGGAGGCGTGCAGGTGAGTACCGGCGTGATCCAAGAGCTCTGCAAACGCGGGATTCCAATGACGTATCTCTCGGGCGGCGGCTGGTTTTACGGCGTGACCCACGGGATGAGCCACAAGAACGTGGAGCTGCGCCGCCATCAGTACCGAACTGCGACGGACGCTTCCCGAAGTCTGGTACTCGCGCGCCGGTTCGTGCAGGCGAAGATCGCCAATTGCCGCACATTGCTGCGGCGCAATGCGAGTACCGTGCCGGAAGACGTGCTGGATGATCTGAAAGGCGACATGCGCCGCGCCGGTGAAGCGCCCACAATGGAGACATTGTTGGGGGTCGAAGGCAACTCGGCCCAGCGATATTTTTCATGGTTCTCGTCCATGCTCGCGAACGGAATGGGCTTTGCGTTCGAGCATCGCAACCGGCGGCCCCCCAAGGATCCGGTTAACGCCCTGCTCTCGCTGGCCTACGCCATGTTGGCCCGGGAATGGACGACGACGTTATTGGCGGTGGGGTTTGATCCGTATCTCGGGTTCTATCACCAGCCCCGTTATGGACGCCCCGCGCTGGCCTTGGATCTGATGGAGGAGTTTCGGCCGTTGATCGGGGACTCCGCGGTGATCACGGCCATCAACAATGAAGAGATTCGACGGAGAGATTTCATCGAGACCTTGGGCGCCGTCGCGCTTACGCCGGTCGGCCGGAGCCGGTTTATCGAAGTGTACGAGCGCCGGATGAGCCAGGAGATTACGCACCCGGTCTTCGGCTACACCATCAGCTACCGGCGGGTGTTGGAAGTCCAGGCAAGGTTGCTCGGGCGGCATCTGGCCGGTGAGATTCCCGAGTATCCCTCGTTTACCACGCGGTAGCGATGCGGCATCTGTACGTGGTCACGTACGATATATCGAGTCCCAAACGCTGGCGACGGGTGTTTCGGACGATGCGGGGTTTCGGCGACCATCTGCAACTCTCCGTGTTCCTCTGCGACCTGCCGCTGATGGAGCGCGTGCAGATGCAGGCGCTCCTGCACGAGATCATCCATCACGAAGAGGACAAGGTAATGATCGTCGACCTCGGGCCAACCGAAGGGCGCACGATTCAAAGTATCGAGACGATTGGCATTCCCGTGGAGATTACAAAACGGGGGCCCCAAGTGGTCTGATTTGCCGCTCGTTGGTGCGAGCGGTTCAGTGCGAGAAGAAAGTCTGAACGGCATGCGGCCAGGGTGTTGAGTTTCGGGGATTACCGTGGAAAGGGAGGGAGGATGCAGAGAGAAATCGGAAAGCGCTCGCAAATGCCTTTAGAGGATATCGAAATATCAGATAAATTCCAGGGTGCTGTTTCCGCGGTCTCACAGCCGCGGCCTCATTGAAGCTTTCGGAGTCGCCGCGCCAAGCAACGCGCGAGTGCAGGTTTCCGCGGTCTCACAGCCGCGGCCTCATTGAAGCGACTGGAAGGCCGGAAAAATCTCGATCCGAGGGCGACGTTTCCGCGGTCTCACAGCCGCGGCCTCATTGAAGCCACTATCATCCCAAGTGTCTCGGGATCTATCTACACGTTTCCGCGGTCTCACAGCCGCGGCCTCATTGAAGCAGTATATCAAGATCATGGACGGGACCGCGGACAGCGGTTTCCGCGGTCTCACAGCCGCGGCCTCATTGAAGCGATCTTACCATCGACAAGCACAAAGAGGCGTCTTTCGTTTCCGCGGTCTCACAGCCGCGGCCTCATTGAAGCTGAATGTCAAGATAATCTCCAGTATCTCGGTTGACACGTTTCCGCGGTCTCACAGCCGCGGCCTCATTGAAGCAACTGGTGTGTTGAAAGCGTCTGCATCTAGCGGTCCTCGTTTCCGCGGTCTCACAGCCGCGGCCTCATTGAAGCATAGAACTCGTGGAAATTATCAAGAATAACATCGAGGTTTCCGCGGTCTCACAGCCGCGGCCTCATTGAAGCCTGCCACAGGTCTTATCAATGGAGGAAATCAAAGTGCACGTTTCCGCGGTCTCACAGCCGCGGCCTCATTGAAGCTGTCCGCATTGTGAAAAACTTGGAGTAGGGTACGTCCGTGTTTCCGCGGTCTCACAGCCGCGGCCTCATTGAAGCTTGTGTTTGCTACCCATTCTCATCGTCGCACCCCCTGTTTCCGCGGTCTCACAGCCGCGGCCTCATTGAAGCGTGGTTTACACCGTTAGGCCGCGGGCCGATTGAGCCGGTTTCCGCGGTCTCACAGCCGCGGCCTCATTGAAGCATACCGGGGGTCGCCGCACACGATTCCTTGGCGTCGTTTCCGCGGTCTCACAGCCGCGGCCTCATTGAAGCTGGGACTAAAAAAAAAAGCGGGAGGCCTGTTGTCGGTTTCCGCGGTCTCACAGCCGCGGCCTCATTGAAGC from the Nitrospirota bacterium genome contains:
- the cas8c gene encoding type I-U CRISPR-associated protein Cas8c, which produces MDVTNPGQFFACCGLLELAHRLWPGAEGWFDRDGHMFHVHASTDDKCTLQSVVERLTNVGIDGELSNEEREELRNLESKKRALKKERKYLTEIEGERRMSLGKRQREGALSIGGPFNLRIAWWQEDGDDVPKTFAGRQEVLRMAVAMLSEARKAVHDDRPLEYRCLLRAAGDGEQQQDAKVEPFFFDAARFAHALDAGFSLDVQEQAIRATAAALTEFLALIGLQRFRPIVQVSKEPRIKALADYLTWPVPFGLPPAAAVISGAVPVPGSQRYRFEIRARDDQKRYGAFSFATPIGGDA
- the cas7u gene encoding type I-U CRISPR-associated RAMP protein Csb1/Cas7u; translated protein: MSKDKVDLNHFDDWLKDDSNVAALALRQWLDPVEGKDAVIFPPTYTLDRTDAGNRFNKGEAVPGVYKGLKGPMGYNLDYFEDGSSVCQIDSVGSQANRMEPIFKRDGYRGLVPEVTIQAGEKRVNLLEAGHRAADAIVRFSDLAKELQAAFLAVRNGDATRLAKIAPTSLVFGAWDSRDTEVKLPRIVRSVIRAYNVKPQHRSAQYIPVLNYVNEGLLDAPEGEQQQDAMSQLGLSHAPAPWSHGGVLVEREIRRDATLNLVALRALRASRASDTLPLRRYILGLSLVSFTAPQETFLREGCQLVPDVERPGKWSLIRHDGSREDNFTVSHEQASDYAKAVAEAFGVGPKREATFNAGTAREDLGQSKEERKKSRRKKSSSAGEAES
- the csb2 gene encoding type I-U CRISPR-associated protein Csb2 gives rise to the protein MMRYHLCISVTLLDTLFHGKGDGEVPEWPPSPMRLVQALVAGSRSGCRNGEWSEAKAEAFRWIERREPPVIIGPAAERAAAYTLFVPNNDSDKKFDRQDRLTSKVVRPHRTANGSSATKGGGTLHYLWTISESEWSGASSHAEILCREARHLMALGWGIDQAVADGRVLTDTEAAALPGRRWRGWHTHRPGQQRSRIPIEGSLNDMEMVHASFMSRINGNRFNPPRKLKRYEYIAYLSANTLPPRPYAVFELPDGGAFRQEDAAAVAAILRSLACRCAKDDSHEFPSGSEMYVAGHSKAGEAPGNGSSTLRFSYLPLPTIGHEHADGMIRRVLIAEPFGGDGAHARWAQQRLRNQLLRDHDGNERGILLNLWRNSSSAIVDRYVGEHKNWASVTPVILPGFDDGKRIKAERLFLQAVRQAGLSLDGVADFTFRKAPFWSGSQHPNCYRRPDYLDSAKNRRFSAWHVHLSFRELMAGPISIGAGRHCGLGVFAASG
- a CDS encoding Fic family protein codes for the protein MTDGRYDVSGLPEAQFEPGSGDTVLKNLVGITSKQAMDDAEAKALERATEWAIGTFDVTHRFTASDVCGMHRVWLGEIYEWAGRYRRVNVSKGEVLFAVAAQIPALMAEFEQGPLRRHTPCNVTGRSAVARALAEVHTELVLIHPFREGNGRVTRLLSTLMALQAGLPLLDFQVIAGEKKGAYFEAVRAGLDRDYEPMARIFGEIIERSGAAS
- the cas1 gene encoding CRISPR-associated endonuclease Cas1, which produces MDAATDSAAGAEEVPPLPVRMLNEYTYCPRLGYLMWVQGEFMDSADTVDGRFQHRRVDQEKKRRISRRAPVDDGPVTIHARSVSLASDRLGLVAKIDLVEGECNRVTPVDYKRGKRPHIPKGAWEPEMVQLCAQGLILRDNGFECGEGVLYFAASRERVPVVFDGALIARTLELVDLMRKAAREGVVPPPLVDSPKCPRCALVSICLPDEVTFLQSQAHEPRPLFPSRDDALPFYVQHQGARVRKDGDVLKIMERDELLAEGRLREISQLVLFGGVQVSTGVIQELCKRGIPMTYLSGGGWFYGVTHGMSHKNVELRRHQYRTATDASRSLVLARRFVQAKIANCRTLLRRNASTVPEDVLDDLKGDMRRAGEAPTMETLLGVEGNSAQRYFSWFSSMLANGMGFAFEHRNRRPPKDPVNALLSLAYAMLAREWTTTLLAVGFDPYLGFYHQPRYGRPALALDLMEEFRPLIGDSAVITAINNEEIRRRDFIETLGAVALTPVGRSRFIEVYERRMSQEITHPVFGYTISYRRVLEVQARLLGRHLAGEIPEYPSFTTR
- the cas2 gene encoding CRISPR-associated endonuclease Cas2, which produces MRHLYVVTYDISSPKRWRRVFRTMRGFGDHLQLSVFLCDLPLMERVQMQALLHEIIHHEEDKVMIVDLGPTEGRTIQSIETIGIPVEITKRGPQVV